Proteins encoded in a region of the Halodesulfovibrio marinisediminis DSM 17456 genome:
- a CDS encoding pyridoxal phosphate-dependent decarboxylase family protein has product MGQNTLDPEDWGAFRASAHKLLDTAIDKMQSAKEGRVWTPLPEGMKEVLRADLPADGLDHESLQMKLAELLPYGVGNTHPRFFGWVHGAGNPGNVLAEITSAAMNANLGGRDHGAIYVEQQVIEWSRQMMGFPEEASGLVVSGTSMATIIACKVARDSRLDYQCREHGVGKAPLVGYVSEQAHSCIARAFDLLGLGSGSLRRIPCNDDFSMNLAALQKAIEDDRAQGFEPFFVVGTAGSVNVGAIDNLDALAEMAKKENLWFHVDGAFGATAILSKTVQERLSGLNRADSLAFDFHKWLQVNYDAGCVLIRSKKKHLQSFSGRAEYLTGVNKGLAAGELWPVDLGPELSRGFRALKVWAHILEHGVDKLGACIDENCRQAAYLGEKVKQSAQFELLAPVALNIVCFRYLSETESDLDTLNRDIVIALQERGIAAPSTTFLNGKLAIRVNITNHRTDIQDLDLLLEEIQKIGNEFAK; this is encoded by the coding sequence ATGGGCCAAAATACATTGGACCCTGAAGATTGGGGAGCTTTTCGCGCTTCGGCACACAAATTATTAGATACTGCTATCGATAAAATGCAATCCGCCAAAGAAGGAAGAGTTTGGACGCCCTTGCCGGAAGGTATGAAAGAAGTCTTGCGTGCTGATCTTCCAGCTGATGGTCTTGATCATGAATCGTTGCAGATGAAACTCGCAGAGCTATTGCCGTATGGTGTGGGAAATACACACCCGCGCTTTTTTGGGTGGGTGCATGGAGCAGGCAACCCCGGGAACGTATTAGCTGAAATTACAAGCGCAGCTATGAATGCGAATCTGGGAGGACGTGACCATGGTGCCATCTATGTTGAACAACAAGTCATAGAGTGGAGTCGCCAAATGATGGGCTTCCCGGAAGAAGCAAGTGGGCTCGTGGTTTCCGGAACCTCCATGGCAACCATTATCGCCTGCAAAGTCGCAAGGGATTCAAGACTTGATTATCAATGCAGAGAGCATGGTGTCGGAAAGGCTCCATTGGTTGGATATGTTTCCGAGCAGGCTCATTCTTGTATTGCACGTGCTTTTGATCTGTTAGGGTTAGGGAGCGGATCACTGAGGCGAATCCCTTGTAATGACGACTTTTCCATGAACCTAGCTGCACTGCAAAAAGCCATTGAAGATGACCGTGCACAAGGTTTTGAGCCCTTTTTCGTTGTAGGTACGGCTGGTTCGGTTAATGTCGGGGCCATTGACAATTTGGATGCGCTTGCAGAAATGGCCAAAAAAGAAAATTTGTGGTTCCATGTTGACGGTGCCTTTGGTGCCACCGCTATTTTGAGCAAAACCGTGCAAGAGCGGCTTTCCGGCCTTAATCGAGCAGATTCACTGGCATTTGACTTTCACAAGTGGTTACAGGTTAACTACGATGCGGGGTGTGTGCTGATTCGCTCCAAGAAAAAACATCTGCAATCTTTTTCTGGGCGAGCGGAATACCTTACTGGAGTAAATAAAGGGCTGGCTGCGGGAGAGTTGTGGCCTGTGGATCTTGGTCCAGAGCTGTCTCGAGGGTTCAGGGCATTGAAAGTGTGGGCTCATATTCTTGAACATGGGGTGGATAAGCTAGGCGCATGCATTGATGAAAATTGCAGACAGGCAGCCTACCTTGGTGAGAAGGTTAAACAGTCTGCACAGTTTGAGCTTTTAGCCCCCGTTGCTCTCAACATTGTCTGCTTCCGATACCTCTCGGAGACGGAAAGTGATTTAGACACCCTAAACCGAGATATTGTTATTGCTCTGCAGGAAAGAGGAATAGCGGCTCCTTCTACCACCTTCTTGAATGGCAAGCTGGCCATCCGCGTGAATATTACAAACCATCGTACAGACATTCAGGATCTTGATTTGCTTCTGGAAGAAATCCAAAAAATTGGAAATGAATTCGCTAAGTAA
- a CDS encoding BCCT family transporter — protein sequence MTKGRFELIDKPTFFGALGLLVSVALPLLLFPHKGEEWIGVAKTFMTDSMGVMYLAIGLAAVFFVIYIVFSDIGQIKLGSPDEDPEYSTSSWAAMLFCGGIGASILYWGVIEWAYYYQYPPFQLEPGSNEAIRWAATYGIFHWGPVAWSLYLVPALPIAYFFHVRNQPILKVSYALMPVLGEQRCNGWVGKLIDVLFIFGMLGGGATSLGLAAPLINSGISHLFGLPQNITMQVIVLMVCTALFGYSAYSGMDKGIKVLSNINFWGAMGLLFYVLCVGPTTFMLETGLDSLGRMLTNFFVMATWAEPYGGYGAFKDTHFPQDWTIFYWAWWLVFAPTMGLFIARISRGRTIKQMVVGAIFFGSMGCFLFFMIMGNYGIFLQLSGQLDVVGLLNTQGASATIFNVLSTLPFGTVVIAVFTILCVIFTATTFDSISYILAAVVQNNVTAEPMRWNRLFWAFALSFLPTILMFMGGLSTLQTAAIVGGVPLLGIAILLMMSAVRAATLDLAHQESYEDPVINIEALPDVDPWSIEGVALARFEDLKDVAINAAKAERKALSKIYQLKKKIRKEALARGMSNLDLGDAPKSMIEELERLTAIAIEAKEHKIVASEEAQAARVIFDDLFRESKEEASKFA from the coding sequence ATGACGAAAGGACGCTTTGAACTTATTGACAAACCAACTTTCTTTGGTGCGTTGGGACTGTTGGTGTCAGTAGCTCTTCCTTTATTGCTTTTTCCGCATAAAGGGGAGGAATGGATTGGCGTTGCCAAAACATTCATGACAGATTCTATGGGCGTTATGTATCTGGCTATTGGCCTTGCTGCAGTTTTCTTTGTTATTTATATTGTCTTTTCCGATATTGGTCAGATTAAGTTAGGTAGTCCAGATGAAGATCCTGAATATTCAACTAGCTCTTGGGCGGCGATGCTTTTTTGCGGTGGTATTGGAGCAAGTATTTTATATTGGGGAGTTATTGAGTGGGCTTATTACTACCAATATCCTCCTTTTCAGCTGGAGCCGGGGAGCAATGAAGCCATACGTTGGGCTGCAACGTATGGTATTTTTCATTGGGGGCCAGTGGCGTGGTCTCTTTATTTAGTACCGGCATTGCCTATTGCGTATTTTTTTCATGTGCGCAACCAGCCTATTCTTAAAGTCTCCTATGCGTTGATGCCTGTTCTTGGTGAACAACGATGCAATGGCTGGGTCGGAAAACTTATTGATGTACTTTTTATCTTCGGCATGCTTGGTGGTGGCGCAACCTCGTTGGGGTTGGCTGCTCCTCTTATCAACAGTGGGATAAGTCATCTTTTTGGTTTGCCACAAAACATAACTATGCAGGTGATTGTGCTAATGGTGTGTACAGCATTGTTTGGTTATTCTGCATACTCAGGAATGGATAAGGGGATTAAGGTATTAAGTAATATTAACTTCTGGGGAGCAATGGGGCTGCTTTTTTATGTTCTGTGCGTTGGTCCGACTACCTTCATGCTCGAAACAGGATTAGATTCCCTTGGTCGAATGCTTACAAATTTCTTTGTGATGGCAACATGGGCTGAACCGTATGGTGGCTATGGTGCATTTAAAGATACGCATTTTCCGCAAGACTGGACTATTTTCTACTGGGCTTGGTGGTTAGTCTTTGCCCCTACCATGGGATTGTTTATTGCTCGTATTTCTCGTGGGCGTACAATTAAACAAATGGTTGTTGGTGCAATCTTTTTTGGTTCCATGGGATGCTTTCTCTTCTTTATGATTATGGGCAATTACGGAATCTTTTTACAGCTTTCAGGTCAACTAGATGTAGTGGGACTATTAAATACTCAGGGAGCCTCAGCTACTATCTTCAACGTCTTATCGACATTACCTTTTGGAACTGTGGTTATTGCTGTTTTTACAATCTTGTGTGTGATTTTTACTGCAACTACATTTGATTCGATTTCGTATATTTTGGCTGCTGTGGTTCAGAATAATGTTACCGCAGAACCAATGCGCTGGAACCGTCTTTTTTGGGCGTTTGCATTATCATTTTTGCCAACGATTCTTATGTTTATGGGTGGCCTGTCAACCTTGCAAACAGCCGCGATTGTTGGCGGGGTACCGTTGCTGGGTATAGCTATTTTGTTGATGATGTCTGCTGTTAGAGCTGCTACTTTAGATCTAGCTCATCAGGAAAGCTATGAAGACCCTGTTATTAACATTGAAGCACTGCCAGATGTGGACCCATGGTCTATTGAGGGAGTAGCTCTGGCTCGTTTTGAAGACTTGAAGGATGTTGCTATTAATGCAGCAAAAGCTGAGAGAAAGGCCCTTAGCAAAATTTATCAACTTAAGAAAAAAATTCGTAAAGAAGCACTGGCGCGTGGGATGTCAAACCTTGACTTGGGGGATGCTCCAAAAAGTATGATTGAAGAGTTGGAACGTCTTACAGCTATTGCTATCGAGGCAAAAGAACACAAAATTGTAGCTTCTGAAGAGGCACAGGCTGCACGTGTTATCTTTGATGATCTGTTCCGCGAGTCAAAAGAAGAGGCATCAAAGTTCGCTTAA
- a CDS encoding transposase, producing MNDKRCTDKFKIEAEKQITEHGYLVQDVTQRVEVSSHSLYLWQKKYRDGVVSAGHIDDRR from the coding sequence ATGAACGATAAGCGTTGCACTGATAAATTCAAAATTGAAGCAGAGAAGCAGATCACAGAACATGGCTATTTAGTCCAAGATGTTACTCAGCGGGTAGAAGTAAGTTCGCACAGCCTGTATTTGTGGCAAAAGAAGTATCGTGATGGTGTCGTTTCGGCAGGTCATATCGATGATCGCAGGTAG